The following are encoded in a window of Pseudomonas graminis genomic DNA:
- a CDS encoding phosphate-starvation-inducible protein PsiE produces MGGVKWADRMRAKLHGGANSLGNLAVEAFHYLALFGIGAVTAYAAIKAFIGMLGQEYIAVDDILLLFIYLELGAMVGIYFKTNHMPLRFLLYIGVTALIRLLISDVSHHKAPDLGIIYVCGGVLLLAFSILVVRYSSSRYPSVQEKVE; encoded by the coding sequence ATGGGTGGTGTGAAATGGGCAGATCGGATGCGGGCCAAGCTGCATGGCGGCGCCAACAGCCTGGGCAATTTGGCCGTTGAAGCGTTTCACTATCTGGCGCTGTTCGGCATTGGCGCGGTGACCGCTTACGCCGCGATTAAAGCCTTCATCGGCATGCTCGGGCAGGAGTACATCGCCGTAGATGATATTTTGCTGTTGTTCATCTACCTCGAATTGGGCGCGATGGTCGGGATTTATTTCAAGACCAACCACATGCCCCTGCGCTTCTTGCTGTACATCGGGGTGACCGCTTTGATCCGTTTGCTGATCAGTGACGTGTCACATCACAAAGCGCCGGATCTGGGGATTATCTACGTCTGTGGCGGCGTGCTGTTGCTGGCGTTCTCGATTCTGGTCGTCAGGTACTCCTCGTCGAGGTATCCATCCGTGCAGGAGAAAGTGGAGTAA
- a CDS encoding YebG family protein encodes MAVETLYRSTRDLETTFVDRKLADAHDQMLELAELLTDVLMKNVDGLSEKHAEDASIFMAKNRAVFAAAFKSNALALNELAPAAEQAE; translated from the coding sequence ATGGCTGTTGAAACCCTTTACCGCAGTACCCGTGATTTGGAGACTACGTTCGTGGACCGCAAACTCGCCGATGCCCATGATCAGATGCTGGAACTGGCCGAACTGCTCACTGACGTGCTGATGAAAAACGTCGATGGCCTCTCCGAAAAACATGCAGAAGACGCCAGCATTTTCATGGCGAAAAACCGTGCCGTCTTCGCGGCCGCTTTCAAGAGCAATGCCCTGGCTCTCAACGAGCTGGCTCCTGCGGCTGAGCAGGCAGAGTGA
- a CDS encoding Glu/Leu/Phe/Val dehydrogenase family protein — translation MFALMQSSRVQSLHMMVEPRTGLKAVIAIHSSQKGPAMGGCRYLSYPNEESAIEDAIQLARNMSYKAVLAGLSLGGGTAVIMRPAHVPDRAALFEAFGRFVQTLDGRYVTAMDSGTSREDMDCIAQYTQHVTSTTAVGDPSAHTALGLYAGIRTTAMARLGSDNLEGLRVAIQGLGHVGYALAEQLHAAGAELLVADLDSGKVQLAMEQLGAKPIASEALLSTPCDILAPCGLGGVLNSHSVTKLRCAAVAGGANNQLSCAAIADQLEARGILYAPDYVINSGGLIYVALHHQGQSPGTITAHLSQIGTRLTEVFAHAQAEKRSPARVADELAERLLDMD, via the coding sequence ATGTTCGCTCTCATGCAAAGCTCACGCGTGCAATCACTGCACATGATGGTAGAGCCGCGCACCGGCCTGAAGGCGGTGATCGCGATCCACAGCAGCCAGAAAGGTCCGGCGATGGGGGGATGTCGCTACCTGTCCTATCCAAACGAAGAGAGCGCCATCGAAGACGCCATTCAGTTGGCGAGGAACATGAGCTATAAAGCGGTGCTTGCGGGGCTGTCACTGGGTGGCGGAACGGCAGTCATCATGCGTCCGGCCCACGTGCCCGATCGTGCCGCCTTGTTCGAGGCGTTCGGGCGATTCGTGCAGACCCTCGACGGCCGCTACGTCACGGCCATGGACAGTGGCACTTCCAGGGAGGACATGGACTGCATTGCCCAATACACCCAGCATGTCACCAGCACCACGGCGGTAGGCGACCCATCTGCGCATACCGCCTTGGGTTTGTACGCCGGTATTCGAACCACGGCCATGGCGAGATTGGGCAGCGACAATCTGGAAGGTTTGCGCGTCGCGATTCAGGGGTTGGGCCATGTGGGTTACGCGCTCGCGGAACAGTTGCATGCGGCAGGCGCCGAGTTGTTGGTAGCGGATCTGGACAGCGGCAAGGTTCAACTCGCCATGGAGCAGTTGGGGGCCAAGCCGATCGCCAGCGAAGCGTTGCTCAGCACGCCTTGCGATATTCTTGCGCCGTGCGGGCTGGGCGGTGTGCTCAACAGCCACAGTGTCACCAAGTTGAGGTGCGCCGCAGTGGCAGGTGGCGCCAATAACCAACTGAGCTGCGCCGCCATTGCCGACCAACTGGAAGCCCGTGGCATTCTTTATGCCCCGGATTATGTGATCAATTCAGGCGGTCTGATTTATGTGGCGCTGCATCATCAGGGGCAAAGCCCGGGCACCATTACCGCGCATCTTTCTCAGATCGGCACGCGGCTGACCGAGGTGTTCGCCCATGCGCAAGCCGAAAAGCGCTCACCCGCGCGGGTTGCAGATGAGCTGGCCGAGCGGCTGCTGGACATGGACTGA
- a CDS encoding SirB1 family protein has protein sequence MNPRQQCIACLERTPPSTFEAAAWVATEHDGQVDFRAVRDQLNALERSVSAALPSLPAAELAQPLLRQLATLGFQQDDAAQPKPQAALIHKVLERRRGQPLGLAMVALEIARRLEIPLEGVNFPGHFLLRVPGADHSLDPCGGRRLYPKDCRELLLRQFGAQMQLNAEHMQTATPAAMLQRLSRNLRYLHQLNDDLIAALKDATRVMELGQANTSDYLARASLYQHLDCPQAERFDLEHALMLSEDPVQRMRLTQRLVQLPGVGALH, from the coding sequence ATGAATCCGCGCCAGCAATGCATTGCCTGTCTAGAACGGACCCCGCCGTCTACCTTCGAGGCCGCTGCGTGGGTCGCCACCGAGCACGACGGCCAGGTTGATTTCCGGGCTGTCCGCGACCAGCTGAACGCTCTGGAACGCAGCGTCAGTGCGGCGCTCCCGTCGTTGCCGGCCGCAGAGCTTGCCCAGCCCCTGCTGCGGCAACTGGCGACGTTGGGATTTCAGCAGGACGATGCCGCTCAGCCCAAACCCCAGGCTGCCCTGATCCATAAAGTCCTTGAACGTCGTCGGGGCCAACCGCTGGGGCTGGCGATGGTCGCCCTGGAAATTGCCAGACGTCTGGAGATACCACTCGAAGGCGTTAATTTCCCCGGGCATTTTTTGTTGCGCGTGCCCGGTGCCGACCATTCGCTGGACCCTTGCGGCGGGCGCAGACTCTACCCAAAGGACTGTCGTGAATTGTTGCTGCGGCAGTTTGGTGCGCAGATGCAGCTCAATGCCGAGCACATGCAAACGGCGACGCCTGCGGCGATGCTGCAGCGTTTGTCACGCAACCTGCGTTACCTGCATCAGTTGAATGACGACCTGATCGCGGCGCTCAAGGACGCGACCCGCGTAATGGAGCTGGGCCAGGCCAACACCAGCGATTACCTCGCTCGTGCCAGCCTGTACCAGCATCTGGATTGCCCACAGGCCGAACGTTTCGACCTGGAGCATGCGTTGATGTTGAGTGAGGACCCGGTTCAACGGATGCGGCTCACTCAACGTCTGGTTCAGCTGCCCGGGGTGGGCGCTTTGCACTGA
- a CDS encoding dermonecrotic toxin domain-containing protein, translated as MTEDFKKYPGPTAGSLLDHADKEAELSALMVAHFREAPTVHQAARQLLADALVRITRFPNPDALFIHASNAGGLDPAPLSLTEVLLRAFVGDTTYLDDQQAALSTRRDSAHTAYAPAGLDIGAIREMLPDLLKRLPGFFKFSLDQYWAVDEHTFTRILGEEAVSGTREEVFETLQSWVLGHAIRLAVGTRELTPQEEERLLSIVDSPDCIGRYALSLRTSDGSVLPLIGFCVATAEAVDVMPLVSNGADGVVYLFSPSGGVEKFATLDAMELEFKQRLAQTDSRDLILGCLSLEHQMLLNDVSAEALDLEYSLMKEKPAARFIASLREKQLHDFDHLLAHAPLSSGDPDALLQMFEDVGRLDDLEQTLNARYMDLLAFVHERRLPQWLRFAAPSDRQRYETLAAEQSLCEARMQAQLVGIETPEVFARKEIAAYLMKHLGYTLDPSSVTIHLPDEMQFADAPLKTVYTNTLLGFALDGMPETDLALAPSIEVDATYAHVHLNFEFVCRLVRDLNVKQRYGSEVERRYRDQTAVDAISALRASNIALSAWAAKLQGHLSDRGLALIEQVQSNLSGSPAIKLGGLYLKGGNRRLEDVVVIREVNGDDEFYVLYAPGQPNGREMFDFDTWRKLSLEVGSWTGNARGAQYLLDQTVVKADQHVVPYIESIQLMPSQWSTDSLQFLAVNGASFTDALSGLSRYKVDQMLARNQIVASGRMQHVTEQHRMAQVVLTHRIAALNKAYDAFGITPWRQAARRECECLIDRHLKASGVPGRIDPDTVFFDVEGNAGEGEPDFGRYTTLKCLTDLFMVGYSEEEYDFDPDAAVYSSIGQDVSALTGAFVDEMIRGSNYADEYIKKLRQHTLGLTNSPPPRARALFARKTHCELRRDALIEYAAGRLDADHYNWLVRMITSLDSSIVGNNIQAPGTLHLLMMAYKSFANIYVFKPDKANARLGTMVYTPGAPDGYLFRQEDDVVRSVSRPGMSRYYYDQVYYGAQRIIGTLMQKLEVSPVVDGKPYKVSHSAPVTLQSLHGIAVQHLIVDIDTQTESVNERRLLNTYAFVRKYGGQLAGLNPMTKLVWTALHASVDLYRGIHAYQDGDRARARGYFMKAAFGAFKTARQIRKIRKAEKVKRLGKTAKRSSGSVPRFR; from the coding sequence ATGACTGAAGATTTCAAAAAATACCCCGGCCCGACGGCGGGTTCGCTGCTCGATCACGCCGATAAAGAGGCCGAGCTTTCGGCATTGATGGTCGCGCATTTTCGGGAGGCTCCGACTGTGCATCAGGCAGCGAGGCAGCTGCTGGCCGACGCACTGGTTAGAATTACGCGATTTCCCAACCCCGACGCGCTGTTCATTCATGCAAGCAATGCAGGCGGGCTCGATCCCGCACCCCTCTCACTGACCGAGGTCCTGCTGCGCGCATTTGTCGGAGACACCACTTACCTCGATGATCAACAAGCAGCGTTGTCGACGCGAAGGGACTCCGCGCACACTGCATATGCACCGGCAGGTCTGGACATCGGCGCGATCAGGGAAATGTTGCCTGATCTGCTGAAAAGGCTGCCCGGCTTTTTCAAGTTCAGTCTCGATCAGTATTGGGCAGTTGATGAGCATACTTTCACCCGGATTCTCGGCGAAGAGGCGGTCAGCGGCACACGCGAGGAAGTCTTCGAAACCTTGCAGTCGTGGGTGCTTGGCCACGCAATCCGTTTGGCCGTCGGCACCCGCGAGCTCACCCCTCAGGAAGAAGAGCGGCTGCTGAGCATTGTCGACTCTCCCGACTGCATAGGCCGTTATGCGCTGTCGTTGCGGACATCGGATGGCTCGGTGCTGCCACTGATCGGCTTCTGCGTAGCGACTGCCGAAGCCGTCGATGTCATGCCGCTGGTTTCAAATGGCGCCGATGGCGTTGTCTATCTCTTCAGCCCGTCTGGCGGGGTGGAGAAGTTCGCAACGCTGGACGCGATGGAACTCGAGTTCAAGCAGCGCCTGGCGCAGACCGACTCGCGGGATCTGATCCTGGGTTGTCTCTCGCTCGAACACCAGATGCTGCTCAACGACGTCTCGGCGGAGGCTTTAGACCTTGAATACTCACTGATGAAAGAAAAGCCAGCGGCCCGATTCATCGCGAGTCTTCGGGAGAAACAACTGCACGATTTCGACCACTTGCTTGCCCACGCACCTTTAAGCAGTGGCGACCCGGATGCGCTGTTGCAGATGTTCGAGGACGTTGGCCGTCTGGACGACCTGGAGCAGACTCTGAATGCTCGCTACATGGATCTGCTGGCATTCGTGCATGAGCGGCGCCTGCCACAATGGCTGCGGTTCGCTGCGCCGTCAGATCGTCAGCGCTACGAGACACTCGCCGCTGAGCAGTCGCTGTGCGAAGCGCGAATGCAAGCGCAACTGGTTGGCATCGAGACGCCCGAAGTCTTTGCACGGAAAGAAATCGCGGCTTATCTGATGAAACATCTGGGTTACACGCTTGACCCGTCCAGCGTGACGATCCATCTGCCCGATGAAATGCAGTTCGCAGACGCGCCGCTGAAGACTGTGTACACAAACACTCTATTGGGCTTTGCGCTCGACGGCATGCCGGAGACGGATTTGGCCCTCGCCCCGAGTATCGAGGTCGATGCCACTTATGCCCATGTACACCTGAACTTCGAGTTCGTGTGCCGCCTGGTGCGAGACCTCAATGTGAAGCAGCGCTACGGGAGCGAAGTCGAGCGTCGCTACCGCGACCAAACCGCAGTGGATGCCATAAGCGCATTGCGCGCCAGCAATATCGCGCTGAGTGCCTGGGCGGCCAAACTGCAAGGGCATCTTTCTGATCGCGGTCTGGCTTTGATCGAGCAAGTGCAGTCGAATCTTTCCGGCAGCCCCGCGATAAAGTTAGGTGGTCTGTACCTCAAAGGCGGCAATCGGCGTTTGGAAGATGTGGTCGTCATTCGTGAGGTCAACGGCGATGACGAGTTCTATGTGCTGTATGCACCGGGTCAGCCAAATGGGCGCGAGATGTTTGACTTCGACACCTGGCGCAAGCTGTCCCTCGAAGTCGGCAGCTGGACGGGTAATGCGCGCGGTGCGCAGTACCTTCTGGACCAGACCGTCGTCAAGGCAGACCAGCATGTCGTTCCGTACATTGAAAGCATTCAGCTGATGCCTTCGCAATGGTCTACGGACAGCCTTCAGTTCCTTGCCGTCAACGGCGCTTCTTTCACCGACGCGCTGTCGGGCCTGAGCCGTTACAAGGTCGATCAAATGCTGGCGCGCAATCAGATTGTCGCCAGTGGGCGGATGCAGCATGTCACCGAGCAACACCGGATGGCGCAGGTGGTGCTGACCCATCGGATTGCAGCACTGAACAAAGCCTACGATGCTTTTGGCATCACGCCTTGGCGCCAGGCTGCCCGTCGCGAATGCGAGTGCTTGATCGACAGGCATCTGAAGGCGTCCGGGGTACCGGGCCGCATCGACCCGGACACTGTGTTTTTTGATGTGGAGGGTAACGCTGGCGAGGGTGAACCGGATTTCGGCCGCTACACCACGCTCAAGTGCCTGACGGACCTGTTCATGGTCGGCTACTCGGAAGAGGAATACGATTTTGATCCCGATGCTGCCGTGTATTCGTCGATTGGCCAGGATGTCTCCGCGCTTACGGGTGCTTTCGTTGACGAGATGATCCGCGGTTCCAACTATGCCGATGAGTACATCAAAAAACTGCGCCAGCACACGTTGGGTCTGACCAATTCCCCGCCGCCCAGGGCTCGCGCCCTGTTCGCGCGCAAAACCCACTGTGAATTGCGCCGTGACGCGTTGATTGAGTACGCCGCAGGCCGGCTTGACGCTGATCATTACAACTGGCTCGTGCGGATGATCACAAGTCTGGACAGTAGTATCGTCGGGAACAATATTCAGGCGCCGGGGACACTCCATCTGCTGATGATGGCGTACAAATCCTTTGCCAATATCTACGTTTTCAAGCCGGATAAAGCCAATGCTCGCCTGGGAACGATGGTCTACACACCGGGTGCGCCCGATGGCTATCTGTTCCGCCAGGAGGATGACGTTGTTCGCTCTGTGTCCCGCCCCGGGATGAGCCGTTATTACTATGATCAGGTCTATTACGGCGCTCAGCGCATCATCGGAACGTTGATGCAAAAGCTTGAGGTCTCGCCCGTCGTCGACGGCAAGCCCTATAAAGTTTCTCACTCTGCGCCAGTGACACTACAGAGCTTGCACGGGATCGCGGTGCAGCACTTGATCGTGGACATCGACACGCAAACCGAGAGTGTCAACGAGCGAAGGCTGCTCAATACGTATGCTTTCGTCCGTAAATACGGCGGTCAGCTGGCTGGCTTGAACCCAATGACGAAGCTGGTCTGGACGGCGCTTCACGCGAGCGTTGATCTCTACCGCGGAATCCATGCGTATCAGGACGGCGACCGCGCGCGCGCGAGGGGCTACTTCATGAAGGCTGCATTCGGAGCCTTCAAAACGGCCAGGCAGATCCGCAAGATCCGCAAGGCCGAGAAAGTGAAGCGCCTGGGCAAGACGGCAAAACGGTCGTCTGGCAGTGTGCCGCGGTTTCGATAA
- a CDS encoding SDR family oxidoreductase produces MSESVRFESKVVIVTGAGGGLGRAHALLFARHGARVIVNDLGGSAHGEGANASAADRVVAEIREAGGEAVANHDSVTDGDKIVQNALDAFGRVDVVVNNAGILRDKSFAKMEDADWDLVYRVHVEGAYKVTRAAWPHLRDQNYGRIIFTSSTSGIYGNFGQANYGMAKLGLYGLTRTLAVEGRKNNILVNAIAPTGGTRMTEGLIPASVFDLLKPELVSPLVVYLGSEQCQDSAGLYEVGGGWIGKVRWERSLGAGFNPHAGFSPEDVAAQWQTISDFSDAAHPADNVEALKEMMANLQKFA; encoded by the coding sequence ATGAGCGAGTCCGTGCGTTTTGAAAGCAAAGTGGTGATCGTCACCGGGGCGGGCGGCGGGTTGGGAAGAGCCCATGCGTTGTTGTTCGCCCGACACGGCGCGCGGGTGATCGTCAACGACCTCGGCGGTTCGGCCCACGGCGAAGGCGCGAATGCATCGGCAGCGGATCGAGTGGTTGCGGAAATCCGTGAAGCGGGCGGCGAGGCGGTTGCCAATCATGATTCGGTCACCGACGGCGACAAGATCGTCCAGAACGCCCTCGATGCCTTCGGCCGCGTCGACGTCGTGGTCAACAACGCCGGCATCTTGCGCGACAAAAGCTTCGCCAAAATGGAAGACGCCGACTGGGACCTGGTTTACCGCGTGCATGTCGAAGGCGCCTACAAAGTCACCCGTGCTGCCTGGCCCCACCTGCGGGACCAGAACTACGGCCGCATCATCTTCACCTCGTCCACTTCAGGTATTTACGGCAACTTCGGTCAGGCCAACTACGGCATGGCCAAGCTCGGGCTGTACGGTTTGACGCGAACGCTCGCCGTTGAAGGGCGCAAAAACAACATCCTGGTCAACGCCATCGCCCCTACCGGTGGCACTCGCATGACCGAAGGCCTGATTCCGGCCAGTGTGTTCGATCTGCTCAAGCCCGAGTTGGTCAGCCCGCTGGTGGTGTACCTGGGCAGCGAGCAGTGCCAGGACAGCGCCGGCCTGTATGAAGTGGGTGGCGGCTGGATCGGCAAAGTCCGCTGGGAGCGCAGTCTGGGCGCCGGCTTCAACCCTCATGCAGGCTTCTCGCCGGAAGACGTCGCGGCGCAGTGGCAGACCATCAGTGACTTCAGCGATGCGGCGCATCCGGCTGACAATGTCGAAGCGCTCAAGGAAATGATGGCGAATCTGCAGAAATTTGCCTGA
- a CDS encoding flavodoxin: MKVAIIAGSVYGSAEEVARHAQQLIKDAGHEVLFNPRATLADLQTFAPEALLAVSSTTGMGELPDNIQPLYHQIRDVLPAAWRGLPGGVIALGDASYGDTFCAGGELMRELFGELGIREVQEMLRLDASETVTPESDAEPWLAEFIGQLNA, from the coding sequence ATGAAAGTCGCGATTATTGCGGGCTCGGTGTATGGCTCGGCAGAAGAGGTTGCCCGCCACGCCCAACAGCTTATTAAGGATGCAGGGCACGAAGTATTGTTCAATCCACGCGCCACCCTTGCCGATTTGCAAACTTTTGCGCCAGAAGCCCTGCTGGCAGTGAGCTCGACCACTGGAATGGGCGAGCTGCCGGACAACATTCAGCCGCTCTATCACCAGATCCGCGACGTGCTGCCCGCTGCCTGGCGCGGATTGCCGGGTGGCGTCATTGCATTGGGCGACGCGAGCTACGGCGATACGTTTTGCGCGGGCGGCGAGTTGATGCGTGAGCTCTTTGGCGAGCTGGGGATTCGCGAGGTGCAGGAAATGCTGCGTCTGGACGCCAGCGAAACCGTGACCCCGGAAAGCGATGCCGAGCCGTGGCTGGCGGAGTTCATCGGACAGCTGAACGCCTGA